The following are encoded in a window of Alphaproteobacteria bacterium genomic DNA:
- the hppD gene encoding 4-hydroxyphenylpyruvate dioxygenase, whose amino-acid sequence MTQRDNPIGLDGFEFVEFTSPDPEALAGLFTRLGFTHIGNHRAKAIRHYCQGDVHFLLNMENEGHADEFRKAHGPSASAMAFRVADAEAALAEAVRRGATATKGDLDLPVIEGIGGSYLYLVDRPAAEALYAREFETIAICGPGAGLHTLDHLTHNVNRGRMNHWASFYEKVFNFREIRYFDIEGQQTGLLSRAMTAPDDKIRIPLNESQDDYSQIAEYLKEYKGEGIQHLAFATDDIFKTVDMLRANGVRFQDSPETYYDMIDQRIPGHAHDVKAMRERRILIDGSPETGEGLLLQIFTENMIGPIFFEIIQRKGNEGFGEGNFKALFESIELDQIKRGVIPAAKAEA is encoded by the coding sequence ATGACCCAGCGCGACAATCCCATCGGCCTCGACGGCTTCGAGTTCGTCGAATTCACCAGCCCCGATCCCGAGGCGCTGGCCGGCCTCTTCACCAGGCTCGGCTTCACCCATATCGGCAACCACCGCGCGAAGGCGATCCGCCATTATTGCCAGGGCGACGTGCATTTCCTGCTCAACATGGAAAACGAAGGCCATGCCGACGAATTCCGCAAGGCCCACGGCCCCTCGGCCAGCGCGATGGCCTTCCGGGTCGCGGATGCCGAGGCCGCCCTTGCCGAAGCCGTCCGCCGCGGCGCCACCGCCACCAAGGGCGATCTCGACCTGCCGGTGATCGAAGGGATCGGCGGCTCCTACCTCTATCTGGTCGACCGGCCCGCGGCCGAAGCGCTCTATGCGCGCGAGTTCGAGACGATCGCCATATGCGGCCCCGGCGCCGGCCTCCACACGCTCGACCACCTCACCCACAACGTCAATCGCGGCCGGATGAACCACTGGGCGTCGTTCTACGAGAAGGTCTTCAATTTCCGCGAGATCCGCTATTTCGACATCGAGGGCCAGCAGACGGGCCTCCTCTCCCGAGCGATGACCGCACCGGACGACAAGATCCGAATCCCGCTCAACGAGAGCCAGGACGATTACAGCCAGATCGCCGAATATCTGAAGGAATATAAAGGCGAGGGAATCCAGCACCTCGCCTTCGCCACCGACGACATCTTCAAGACGGTGGACATGCTCCGCGCCAACGGCGTCCGCTTCCAGGACAGCCCCGAAACCTATTACGACATGATCGACCAGCGAATCCCCGGCCACGCCCACGACGTCAAGGCGATGCGCGAGCGGCGGATCCTGATCGACGGCTCGCCCGAGACGGGCGAGGGCCTGCTGCTTCAGATCTTCACCGAGAACATGATCGGCCCGATCTTCTTCGAGATCATCCAGCGCAAGGGCAACGAGGGCTTCGGCGAGGGCAATTTCAAGGCTTTGTTCGAATCGATCGAGCTCGACCAGATCAAGCGCGGAGTCATCCCGGCGGCGAAGGCGGAGGCCTGA